Proteins from a genomic interval of Arvicanthis niloticus isolate mArvNil1 chromosome 26, mArvNil1.pat.X, whole genome shotgun sequence:
- the Cldn25 gene encoding claudin-25: MACSFRGRVQLGGLLLSVLGWVCSCVTTVLPQWKTLNLDLNEMETWISGLWEACVNQEDAGTVCKAFESFLSLPQELQVARILMVASHGLGLLGLLLSGCGLECFRFHRPGGVFKTRLCLLGGTLEASASATTLFPVSWVAYATFQDFWDDSIPEIVPRWEFGDALFLGWAAGLFLALGGLLLIFSACLENEDGSSPWMAEVTAPAACASVEEESDGSFHLTPRPVSHSI, translated from the coding sequence ATGGCCTGTAGCTTCCGTGGGAGAGTCCAGCTTGGCGGTCTGCTCCTCTCTGTCCTTGGCTGGGTGTGCTCCTGTGTCACCACCGTTCTTCCTCAGTGGAAGACTCTTAATCTGgatctgaatgaaatggaaacCTGGATCTCGGGGCTCTGGGAGGCATGCGTGAATCAGGAGGACGCTGGAACTGTATGCAAAGCCTTCGAGTCCTTTTTATCTCTTCCCCAAGAGCTACAAGTAGCACGAATTCTCATGGTGGCTTCCCATGGACTGGGACTGTTGGGACTTCTGCTGTCTGGCTGTGGGTTGGAATGCTTCCGGTTTCACAGGCCCGGAGGAGTTTTCAAGACGCGGCTGTGCCTCCTAGGAGGGACTTTGGAGGCATCAGCTTCAGCCACCACCCTCTTTCCAGTCTCCTGGGTGGCCTATGCCACATTCCAAGACTTCTGGGATGACAGCATCCCTGAGATTGTGCCCCGGTGGGAGTTTGGAGATGCCTTGTTCCTGGGCTGGGCTGCTGGGCTTTTCCTAGCTCTGGGTGGACTTCTCCTcatcttttctgcctgcctgGAAAATGAAGATGGATCTTCTCCCTGGATGGCTGAAGTCACGGCCCCAGCAGCCTGTGCTTCAGTAGAGGAAGAATCTGATGGTTCCTTCCACCTCACACCAAGACCAGTGAGCCACTCCATCTAG